In Vigna unguiculata cultivar IT97K-499-35 chromosome 3, ASM411807v1, whole genome shotgun sequence, a single genomic region encodes these proteins:
- the LOC114175445 gene encoding F-box protein At1g61340: MALGFEGYSYTTALGRKRVVLVHNVEVLSPLKRTRSEKITFDSERSPLEALPLEILVKVLCGVDHEDLEQLARVSKTVREATEIARQTNFEYRTPKKKTFAISIPFGEEIEAPNAPLRKPKSKLIAKNLSSITMALFTSPNEEEDQ, translated from the exons ATGGCATTAGGGTTTGAGGGCTATAGTTATACAACTGCCCTTGGAAGGAAGAGGGTTGTGTTAGTGCATAATGTGGAAGTTTTGTCTCCGTTGAAGAGAACGCGCAGCGAGAAAATCACCTTCGATTCTGAAAGGTCTCCGCTTGAGGCCCTTCCTCTTGAGATTCTG GTGAAGGTGTTGTGTGGTGTGGATCATGAGGATTTGGAGCAACTTGCTCGTGTCTCAAAAACTGTCAGAGAAGCT ACTGAGATTGCTAGGCAGACGAATTTTGAGTACAGAACTCCTAAGAAGAAAACTTTTGCTATTTCTATACCCTTTGGAGAGGAAATTGAAGCTCCTAATGCTCCATTGAGGAAACCAAAGTCAAAGCTTATTGCTAAGAATCTGAGTAGCATAACAATGGCATTGTTTACTTCACCTAACGAAGAAGAAGATCAGTGA
- the LOC114178974 gene encoding berberine bridge enzyme-like 4, whose product MRSITPFLFLFSALSFLFSATSDSPFETFLHCLSNQSSPSISKAIYTPNHPSFFSILHMHTHNHRFSAPTAPKPLAIVTALDESHVQGTVVCAKSNGLEIRIRSGGHDCEGLSYVSDVPFVVLDMFPLGSVDVDIAEGTAWVQAGSTLGQLYYHIAEKSGVHAFPAGVCPTVGAGGHFSGGGYGNLMRKYGLSVDNIIDAKMVDVNGNILDRKTMGEDQFWAIRGGGGGSFGVVLSWKIKLVSVTPKVTVFKVRKTLEDGARDLVYKWQLIATKLHEDIFIRVMHDVVHSSQKGKTIEVTFIGLFLGKSDEMLSLLNESFPELELKKSECIEMPWINSTLYWYNYPIGTPIEALLDVPKEPLSQSFKTMSDYVKRPVPKSGLKSMWEFMIKSESVRMEWNPYGGKMHEISASETPFPHRAGNLFLIEYLTSWGEDGVEAKNHYLNISKSFYEFMSPFVSHSPREAFLNYRDLDIGVNHPSNVTNVDIAQSFGSKYFKNNFKRLVRVKSRVDPHNFFRHEQSIPPLFGNL is encoded by the coding sequence ATGAGAAGCATTACACcatttttgtttctcttctCAGCTTTAAGCTTTCTGTTTTCTGCAACTTCAGATTCACCCTTTGAAACTTTTCTCCATTGTCTTTCAAACCAATCTAGCCCTTCAATATCGAAGGCCATTTACACTCCAAACCACCCCTCATTCTTCTCTATCTtgcacatgcacacacacaatCACAGATTTTCTGCACCAACAGCACCAAAACCTCTGGCCATTGTGACTGCTCTGGATGAATCTCACGTGCAAGGCACTGTTGTATGCGCAAAAAGTAACGGACTTGAGATAAGGATCCGAAGTGGTGGCCATGACTGTGAAGGCCTTTCATATGTATCAGACGTGCCCTTTGTTGTTCTTGACATGTTTCCTTTGGGATCAGTTGATGTGGACATTGCAGAAGGAACAGCATGGGTTCAAGCTGGTTCAACACTTGGTCAGCTTTACTATCACATTGCTGAGAAAAGTGGTGTTCATGCTTTCCCTGCTGGGGTGTGCCCTACAGTGGGTGCTGGTGGCCACTTTTCTGGTGGGGGCTATGGAAATCTCATGAGAAAATATGGTCTTTCTGTGGATAATATCATTGATGCAAAAATGGTTGATGTGAATGGTAATATACTTGACAGAAAAACAATGGGGGAGGATCAGTTTTGGGCTATAagaggaggtggtggtggtagttTTGGTGTTGTTCTTTCATGGAAGATCAAGTTGGTTTCTGTGACCCCAAAAGTGACTGTTTTCAAAGTGAGAAAAACCTTGGAAGATGGTGCAAGGGATCTTGTTTACAAGTGGCAATTGATTGCCACAAAATTGCATGAAGATATTTTCATAAGAGTGATGCATGATGTGGTGCACAGTTCTCAAAAGGGTAAGACTATAGAGGTCACTTTTATTGGTTTATTCTTGGGAAAAAGTGATGAAATGTTGAGTTTGTTGAATGAGAGTTTCCCAGAATTGGAGTTGAAGAAGAGTGAGTGCATTGAAATGCCATGGATCAATTCCACCCTTTATTGGTATAATTACCCAATAGGGACCCCAATTGAGGCTTTGCTTGATGTGCCAAAAGAGCCTCTTTCACAAAGTTTCAAAACCATGTCAGACTATGTGAAAAGGCCTGTTCCAAAAAGTGGTCTGAAATCGATGTgggaatttatgattaaaagtGAGAGTGTGAGAATGGAATGGAACCCTTATGGAGGGAAGATGCATGAGATTTCAGCATCAGAAACTCCATTCCCTCACAGAGCAGGGAACTTGTTCTTGATCGAGTACTTAACATCTTGGGGGGAAGATGGGGTTGAAGCAAAAAATCATTACTTGAATATTTCAAAGTCTTTCTATGAATTTATGAGTCCATTTGTTTCACACTCGCCCAGAGAGGCATTTCTCAATTACAGGGACCTTGATATAGGTGTCAATCATCCGAGTAATGTAACAAATGTGGACATTGCTCAAAGTTTTGGGAGCAAATATTTCAAGAACAATTTTAAGAGATTAGTGAGAGTGAAATCTAGGGTTGATCCCCATAACTTCTTTAGACATGAGCAGAGTATTCCTCCTCTTTTCGGAAATTTGTAA